A window from Ignavibacteriota bacterium encodes these proteins:
- a CDS encoding sigma-54-dependent Fis family transcriptional regulator — MKPKVLLVDDDNLVVISLKKVLIKLGYDVDVCMDGGKVEESVKLYLPDIVLLDIYLTTHNGLEILKILQQKFYHIPVIMITAYADVKIAVEAMKLGAFDFLLKPIEIDQLAIVLEKCVKHLRLQLEVNELQAMLNTDSLTREFFGKSKPIQRVLNMVEKLAKSDDTTILLEGASGTGKEVFAKYLHQISPRKNNVFISINCGSIPKDLAESELFGHEKGAFTGAAQKTKLGKFELANGGTILLDEIGELSLDIQVKLLRVLQEKKFYRVGGEKEISVNVRVLAATNRSLEEEVKKASFREDLFYRLNVANITIPSLKERKDDIPILALSFVKEFAQKFDQSIKGISEEAIKLLQDYSWKGNIRELRNAMERAVLMMDGDEIKEQHLNFLKKNDSSDNNQNVNFELKVPPEGVKIDTVVKDLILKTLIITKGNQVKAAKVLGLSRSKLRYRMEQLGIEVTKSIQ, encoded by the coding sequence ATGAAGCCCAAAGTATTATTAGTTGATGATGATAATCTTGTTGTAATTTCATTAAAGAAGGTACTTATAAAACTTGGTTATGATGTTGACGTTTGCATGGATGGAGGAAAAGTTGAAGAATCCGTAAAATTATATTTACCGGATATTGTTCTGCTTGATATTTATTTAACAACACACAATGGTTTGGAAATCTTAAAAATACTTCAACAAAAATTTTATCATATTCCTGTTATAATGATTACGGCATATGCCGATGTAAAAATTGCAGTTGAGGCAATGAAATTAGGCGCATTCGATTTTTTACTTAAACCAATTGAAATAGATCAACTTGCAATTGTTTTAGAAAAATGTGTAAAACATTTACGATTACAACTTGAAGTTAATGAACTTCAAGCAATGCTAAATACCGATAGTTTAACCAGAGAATTCTTTGGAAAAAGTAAACCTATTCAGCGCGTTTTAAATATGGTAGAAAAATTAGCAAAAAGTGATGACACAACAATATTGCTGGAAGGTGCAAGCGGAACCGGAAAAGAAGTTTTTGCAAAATATCTGCATCAAATTAGTCCAAGAAAAAATAATGTTTTTATATCAATTAACTGCGGTTCAATTCCAAAAGATTTAGCAGAAAGTGAACTATTCGGACATGAAAAAGGTGCTTTTACCGGTGCGGCACAAAAAACAAAATTGGGAAAATTTGAACTTGCAAACGGTGGAACAATTCTACTTGATGAAATAGGTGAATTAAGTTTGGATATTCAAGTTAAACTTTTAAGAGTTTTACAAGAAAAGAAATTCTATAGAGTTGGCGGAGAAAAAGAAATTAGTGTAAATGTTAGAGTTTTAGCAGCAACAAATAGAAGTTTGGAAGAGGAAGTTAAAAAAGCATCGTTTAGAGAAGATTTATTTTACAGATTAAATGTTGCAAATATTACAATTCCATCACTTAAAGAACGAAAGGACGATATACCAATTTTGGCACTTTCATTCGTTAAAGAATTTGCGCAAAAGTTTGATCAAAGTATTAAAGGTATTTCTGAAGAAGCTATTAAATTATTGCAAGATTATTCTTGGAAAGGAAATATTAGAGAATTAAGAAATGCAATGGAGCGTGCTGTTTTAATGATGGATGGCGATGAAATTAAGGAACAGCATTTAAATTTTCTTAAAAAAAATGATTCTTCGGATAATAATCAAAATGTAAATTTCGAATTAAAAGTTCCACCAGAAGGTGTAAAAATAGATACGGTTGTAAAAGATTTAATTTTGAAAACACTCATAATAACAAAAGGCAATCAAGTAAAAGCCGCAAAAGTATTAGGTCTTTCAAGATCTAAACTCAGATACAGAATGGAGCAATTAGGAATTGAAGTTACAAAATCGATTCAGTAA
- a CDS encoding glycosyltransferase: MSQKIKILALVNNSGAVADIRLNSPLTFLRKNGFVDFEIVDITKEKEYKIKFVPDIVIIQRINNLIYLDFIRLLKSKGAKIIYEIDDNLLEVPERNPAYSLYSDPVNRRGLLEFIWLSDHVTVSTQNLKNYFSAYNENISVIPNQIDENIFIPQKIAKANYDEIRIGFAGTITHQEDFEQVIPALLQLKKYYKKKIKLVFINMLPVEFISYKEVEFIPGAASLKDFYELLKHANLDIGLAPLSFNKFNMAKSDIKFLEYGFSGIAGVYSNFGPYKRSVKNLENGILVNLENSNGWFNKLSYLVENPSEIDRIKNNVFNYVNENRTISKNYKNWLNVFNKVLKIENIDNSDSSVFIKKQSNKNEKLCNLNNINKITSIIALTYNQLKYTKEFIESVQSNTSNYQLIIIDNNSTDGTKEYLTKLKKQHQNVNVIFNEENLGFPKAINQGILEANGNYVVLLNNDVVVTKNWLERMIEIADSDNKIGIVGPISNFVSGVQIDKNAKYSSIDEMHKYANRISIENKNQIQEFPRVAFLCTLIKKEVIEKIGGLDERFSPGNFEDDDFCLRAQLAGYKTVIAKDVFIHHYGSVSFKANGENNYSERLKINKQKFIDKWGADPEEIWLKGKLWKNRNIKIPIYKDLFKQSIERTFQNIDENEIDFAIENIKLSIEYFDQSDRIGYENISKEVLINIAGNLALSNIELEEAKNWFEKELEINPNSSTACFGLGEIFNKAEMLEESKAMLEWAVVNDIKNQNAKIKLEEVNQKLNLSVDHNSLLIENIFDKEI; the protein is encoded by the coding sequence ATGTCACAAAAAATAAAAATTTTAGCTTTAGTAAATAACTCCGGCGCTGTAGCAGATATACGACTTAACAGCCCATTAACATTTTTGAGAAAGAATGGATTTGTGGATTTTGAAATAGTTGATATTACAAAAGAAAAAGAATATAAAATTAAGTTTGTTCCAGATATAGTAATCATACAACGAATAAATAATCTAATATACTTAGACTTTATCAGATTATTAAAATCCAAAGGTGCAAAAATTATATATGAAATAGATGATAATTTATTAGAAGTTCCCGAAAGAAACCCAGCATATAGTTTATATTCAGATCCCGTAAATAGAAGAGGATTATTAGAATTTATTTGGTTATCAGATCATGTAACAGTTTCAACCCAAAATCTCAAGAATTATTTCTCAGCTTATAATGAAAATATTTCTGTTATTCCAAATCAAATTGATGAAAATATATTTATCCCCCAAAAAATTGCAAAAGCAAATTATGATGAAATTAGAATTGGTTTTGCCGGAACTATAACTCATCAAGAAGATTTTGAACAAGTTATTCCAGCTTTGTTACAATTAAAAAAATATTATAAAAAAAAAATCAAATTAGTTTTTATAAATATGTTACCAGTTGAATTTATTTCATATAAAGAAGTAGAATTTATTCCGGGTGCAGCATCATTAAAAGATTTTTATGAACTCTTAAAACATGCAAATCTTGATATTGGTTTAGCTCCATTATCATTCAACAAATTCAATATGGCCAAAAGCGATATTAAATTTTTAGAATATGGTTTTTCAGGAATTGCTGGTGTTTATTCTAATTTTGGTCCATATAAAAGATCAGTAAAAAATTTAGAAAACGGCATTTTAGTAAATCTCGAGAACAGTAATGGCTGGTTTAATAAACTTTCGTACTTGGTTGAAAATCCTTCTGAAATTGATAGAATTAAGAATAACGTATTTAATTACGTGAATGAAAACAGAACAATAAGTAAGAATTATAAAAATTGGTTAAATGTATTTAACAAAGTTTTAAAGATTGAAAATATTGATAACTCAGATTCTTCCGTTTTTATTAAGAAACAAAGTAATAAAAATGAAAAACTATGTAACTTAAATAATATTAATAAAATAACTTCAATTATTGCACTAACGTATAATCAGTTAAAATATACAAAGGAATTCATAGAATCAGTTCAATCAAACACTTCAAATTATCAATTAATTATTATTGATAATAATTCTACAGATGGGACAAAAGAATATCTTACAAAGCTTAAAAAACAACATCAAAATGTAAATGTAATTTTTAACGAAGAAAATCTTGGGTTTCCCAAAGCAATAAATCAAGGAATTCTTGAAGCAAACGGAAATTATGTTGTTTTACTTAATAATGATGTTGTTGTAACAAAAAATTGGTTAGAAAGAATGATTGAAATTGCTGATTCAGATAATAAAATCGGTATTGTCGGACCAATCAGCAATTTTGTAAGCGGAGTTCAAATTGATAAAAATGCAAAATATAGTTCAATAGATGAAATGCATAAATATGCAAATAGAATTTCTATTGAAAATAAAAACCAAATTCAAGAATTTCCGCGCGTTGCATTTTTATGTACATTAATTAAAAAAGAAGTAATTGAAAAAATCGGTGGTTTGGATGAAAGATTTTCGCCGGGAAATTTTGAGGATGATGATTTTTGTCTGCGCGCACAATTAGCCGGATATAAAACAGTAATTGCAAAAGATGTTTTTATACATCATTATGGTTCGGTAAGTTTTAAAGCAAACGGTGAAAACAATTATTCGGAAAGATTGAAAATAAATAAGCAGAAATTTATTGATAAATGGGGAGCTGATCCCGAAGAAATATGGCTGAAAGGTAAATTGTGGAAAAATAGAAATATAAAAATTCCTATTTATAAAGATTTATTTAAACAAAGCATCGAAAGAACATTTCAAAATATTGATGAGAATGAAATAGATTTTGCGATTGAAAATATTAAACTATCAATTGAATATTTTGATCAATCTGATAGAATTGGTTATGAAAATATTTCTAAAGAAGTGCTAATAAATATTGCGGGAAATTTAGCTTTATCAAATATTGAATTAGAAGAAGCGAAAAATTGGTTTGAAAAAGAGTTGGAAATAAATCCTAATTCTTCTACTGCGTGTTTTGGTTTAGGTGAAATTTTTAATAAAGCAGAAATGCTTGAAGAATCTAAAGCAATGCTGGAATGGGCTGTGGTAAATGATATTAAAAATCAAAATGCAAAAATTAAACTTGAAGAAGTAAATCAAAAATTAAATTTATCGGTTGATCATAATTCTCTTTTGATTGAAAATATTTTTGATAAGGAAATTTAA
- a CDS encoding acetyltransferase, protein MKKIIILGGSGIGMIAASIIEKNRIGEVIGFLNDFEKVGNKIGKFKKFPIIGKTEDLDNYLLDENTYFFIAYVGLKNEKETFNKINSLQIPQKKLISIIDKTSVIPNEFCKIGNGVLIAPLAQLSTDTIVSDNCILLPNSYLGHDSTLEQFAHLATNAVVGANVLVGKGVHIGSNATIREKVCIGDFSLIGAGAVVLNDVPENSIVAGNPAKIIKYRNN, encoded by the coding sequence ATGAAAAAAATTATAATACTTGGCGGAAGTGGAATAGGAATGATCGCAGCATCAATTATAGAAAAAAATCGAATAGGTGAAGTTATTGGTTTTTTAAATGATTTTGAAAAAGTTGGAAATAAGATAGGAAAATTTAAAAAATTTCCGATCATCGGTAAAACAGAAGATTTAGACAATTATTTATTAGACGAAAATACATATTTTTTCATTGCTTATGTTGGGTTAAAAAACGAAAAAGAAACATTTAATAAAATAAATTCATTACAAATTCCTCAAAAAAAATTAATTAGTATTATTGATAAAACATCGGTAATTCCAAATGAATTTTGTAAAATCGGCAATGGAGTTTTGATTGCTCCGCTTGCACAATTAAGTACGGATACAATAGTATCAGATAATTGTATTCTACTTCCAAACTCTTATTTGGGTCATGATTCAACCCTTGAACAATTTGCACATTTAGCAACAAATGCTGTTGTAGGTGCAAATGTTTTAGTTGGTAAAGGAGTACATATTGGAAGTAATGCAACAATAAGGGAGAAAGTGTGCATAGGTGACTTTAGTTTAATTGGAGCTGGTGCGGTAGTTTTAAATGATGTGCCGGAAAATAGTATTGTTGCCGGTAATCCAGCAAAGATTATAAAATATAGAAATAATTAG
- a CDS encoding glycosyltransferase family 2 protein gives MSTISLSMIVKNEEKYLQECLESVKDIVDEIVIVDTGSTDKTLEIAKQFSSKILHFNWINNFSAARNFALSKSTCDWILYLDADERLSNNSINELKKIISSNENLGVKCSVISLDDRKGISQSMKYARLFRNNKSIKFSGKVHEQIENSLLKNNYKIVDSEIKIFHMGYNVSNDEIKIKAKRNLELLLEEFNTNKSSYISYQIANSYLILEDSTNSIKYYKKALEDLKLKNEFKEVCYLQLADFEMRNNNLFAAKNYIDKGVELNPNQSLLNIIAAQVYAKMNDKKALNFCKNAFDSNSERKLNFNKISEQEIYTDDKKLIYEGIIISLQFNDQDSLNYFSNKLSEINSEEIKYLNNIISNEFYKDEILGLSNFIDQNNINNYLKIFDFVKNNDLKLELYSNLYDRFFDNSKYLNDFGAFLITINQINEAKIIFESALSNPEIEDSIIFYLASIYISSNEINKLEKLQIIINNKLFSSSNSYSKEKFKILAEKITPLLK, from the coding sequence ATGTCAACAATTTCGTTAAGTATGATTGTTAAAAACGAAGAAAAATATCTTCAAGAATGTTTGGAATCTGTAAAAGATATTGTTGATGAAATTGTTATAGTAGATACGGGTTCTACAGATAAAACATTAGAAATTGCCAAACAATTTAGTTCAAAAATATTGCATTTTAATTGGATAAATAATTTTTCGGCAGCAAGAAATTTTGCGCTTTCAAAATCAACTTGCGATTGGATTCTATACTTAGATGCAGATGAACGTTTATCAAATAATTCAATCAATGAACTAAAAAAAATAATTTCATCAAATGAAAATTTAGGAGTAAAATGTTCGGTTATAAGTCTTGATGATAGAAAAGGAATTTCTCAATCAATGAAATACGCAAGACTTTTCAGAAATAATAAATCAATAAAATTTTCCGGAAAAGTTCATGAGCAGATTGAAAATTCGTTATTAAAAAATAATTATAAAATAGTTGACTCAGAAATTAAAATATTTCATATGGGTTATAATGTATCAAATGATGAAATTAAAATAAAAGCAAAAAGAAATTTAGAATTGCTTCTCGAAGAATTTAATACAAATAAATCTTCTTACATTTCTTATCAAATTGCAAACTCATATTTGATTTTGGAAGATTCTACAAATTCAATAAAATATTATAAGAAAGCTCTTGAAGATTTAAAACTTAAAAATGAATTTAAGGAAGTCTGCTATCTCCAATTAGCTGATTTTGAAATGAGAAATAATAATTTGTTTGCCGCAAAAAATTATATTGATAAAGGAGTAGAATTGAATCCAAATCAATCATTATTAAATATTATTGCCGCACAAGTTTATGCAAAAATGAATGATAAAAAAGCTTTAAATTTTTGTAAAAATGCTTTTGATAGTAATTCAGAAAGAAAATTGAATTTTAATAAAATAAGTGAACAAGAAATTTATACTGATGATAAAAAATTAATTTATGAAGGAATTATAATTTCACTTCAATTTAATGATCAGGATTCACTGAATTATTTTTCTAATAAACTAAGTGAAATTAATAGTGAAGAAATTAAATATTTAAATAATATAATTAGTAATGAATTTTATAAAGATGAAATTCTAGGTTTGTCTAATTTTATTGATCAGAATAATATTAATAATTATTTAAAAATTTTTGATTTTGTAAAGAATAATGATTTGAAGTTAGAACTTTATTCAAATCTATATGATCGATTTTTTGATAATTCAAAATATTTAAATGATTTTGGAGCATTTTTAATTACTATAAATCAAATTAATGAAGCAAAAATTATTTTTGAATCTGCCTTATCCAATCCGGAAATTGAAGATTCCATAATATTTTATTTAGCATCAATTTATATTTCCTCAAATGAAATTAATAAACTTGAAAAGTTGCAAATTATTATAAATAATAAATTATTCAGTTCAAGCAATTCCTATTCGAAAGAAAAGTTTAAAATTTTAGCTGAAAAAATTACTCCACTGCTTAAGTAA
- a CDS encoding HAMP domain-containing histidine kinase: protein MSNNVHENKLKILGKLAASLTHEIKNPLSVIKLNLEFLKMNTEKFDQETIECIDSSLEAADMIDKLIYTTLEFSRKSKDDYNYYCINEIIQKSIHITKGNANKKNIAFKLNLIDNLAKVKVNETKILQVFVNIISNSIEASNINSNIFINTFENNGNVNVEIIDEGFGILDEKKNEIFEEFYTSKDNGTGLGLSVCKTILEEHEAAFEFKNNKTKGTIFTIQFHR, encoded by the coding sequence TTGTCAAACAATGTACATGAAAATAAACTTAAAATACTAGGTAAGTTAGCTGCAAGTTTAACACACGAAATAAAAAATCCACTTTCTGTAATTAAATTAAATTTAGAATTTCTTAAGATGAATACCGAAAAATTTGATCAAGAAACTATTGAGTGTATTGATTCATCTCTGGAAGCTGCAGATATGATTGATAAATTAATTTATACAACACTTGAGTTTTCTCGAAAATCAAAAGATGACTATAATTATTACTGCATAAATGAAATAATTCAAAAATCAATTCATATAACAAAAGGAAATGCAAATAAAAAAAATATTGCATTCAAATTAAACTTGATTGATAATCTTGCAAAAGTAAAAGTAAACGAAACAAAAATATTGCAAGTTTTTGTTAATATAATTTCAAACTCAATTGAAGCAAGTAATATAAATTCAAACATATTTATAAATACATTTGAAAATAATGGAAACGTAAATGTTGAAATTATTGATGAGGGATTTGGAATTCTTGATGAAAAAAAGAATGAAATATTTGAAGAATTTTATACAAGCAAAGATAACGGTACCGGACTTGGATTAAGTGTTTGTAAAACAATTTTAGAAGAGCACGAAGCAGCATTTGAATTCAAAAATAATAAAACAAAAGGAACCATTTTCACAATTCAATTTCATAGGTAA
- a CDS encoding flagellar protein FliS: MYNYSAALKLNNSSNRANAYLVNEILNASPQKLLLKVYDFAIAQCRNENIEKTNKAIAELINALRFDNEEVNEISMGLKRLYEFCQDQMRKRNYDIVLKIMTELRETWIKAFVSMEG, translated from the coding sequence ATGTATAATTACTCAGCAGCATTAAAATTAAATAACTCGTCAAATAGAGCTAACGCCTATTTAGTAAATGAAATTTTAAATGCTTCTCCCCAAAAACTATTATTAAAAGTTTATGACTTTGCAATTGCTCAGTGTAGAAATGAAAACATTGAAAAAACTAATAAAGCTATAGCAGAGTTGATAAATGCCTTAAGATTTGATAATGAAGAAGTGAATGAAATATCAATGGGATTAAAACGATTGTATGAATTTTGTCAAGATCAAATGAGAAAAAGAAATTATGATATTGTATTAAAAATTATGACAGAATTACGCGAAACTTGGATTAAGGCGTTTGTTAGTATGGAAGGCTAG
- the fliD gene encoding flagellar filament capping protein FliD yields MDILSSSSITNLINTSKQSEYVKKISPLLERKTKFTNLSATWGSLKTKLTSLKSFLTDLKDVNAGGSFTGKTTELTSDEYFSVTANSSAALSSYDIRVIQLAKNDRVMSNTVNSSNLAGLSAGTYSFQAASGDYDQVIDVELEGAETKEELMQIIAEAINEALGDAVSAAVFSPKNGESKLSVISKESGSDNEIIIKDVTGSALNSIGLNFETRSLLSDNGTGGYATSSSELDAVLNLNGVSVIRGSNTIDDLISDVTLTLKNEMEVGIPTVNVIVKNNMEAARSDIEDLISSFNEAYSFVKNNYYADEDGQRGIFVGNATAISLMQSFGSVSYEKVEGIAEGNYSFLSEIGIDFDPASGLSIDDDDLLTEALEANPEQVADLFNSEQGIANKLFNMVETYISNDGVISNLIDNYDNSISYLNDKISYKETQIDKNAAVLRKKYEQMQLQLSQIYSTQNSLSILGLLG; encoded by the coding sequence ATGGATATTTTAAGTTCTTCATCGATAACGAATTTAATAAATACTTCAAAACAATCGGAGTATGTTAAAAAGATTTCTCCGTTACTTGAGAGAAAAACTAAGTTTACCAATCTCTCAGCAACTTGGGGAAGTTTAAAAACAAAATTAACTTCACTTAAATCATTTCTTACTGATTTGAAAGATGTTAATGCTGGCGGTAGTTTTACCGGAAAAACAACAGAACTTACCAGCGATGAATATTTTTCCGTGACTGCTAATTCTTCTGCAGCTTTAAGCTCTTATGATATTAGAGTTATTCAGCTTGCAAAAAATGATAGAGTAATGTCAAATACAGTAAACTCAAGTAACTTGGCTGGTTTATCAGCAGGCACTTATTCATTTCAAGCTGCAAGCGGTGATTATGACCAAGTTATTGATGTAGAATTAGAAGGTGCAGAAACAAAAGAAGAACTAATGCAAATTATTGCTGAAGCAATCAATGAAGCATTGGGTGATGCAGTTTCAGCTGCAGTATTCTCTCCTAAAAATGGCGAATCCAAATTATCAGTTATTTCTAAAGAAAGCGGTTCTGATAATGAAATAATCATAAAAGATGTTACTGGTTCTGCTCTTAATTCAATTGGATTAAATTTTGAAACAAGAAGTTTGCTTTCAGATAATGGAACCGGAGGCTATGCAACTTCTTCAAGTGAATTAGATGCAGTCTTAAATTTAAACGGCGTTTCTGTAATAAGAGGCTCAAACACAATAGATGATTTAATATCTGATGTAACTCTAACTCTTAAAAATGAAATGGAAGTTGGAATTCCCACTGTTAATGTTATTGTAAAAAATAATATGGAAGCTGCTAGATCTGATATTGAAGATTTAATAAGTTCTTTTAATGAAGCATATTCATTTGTAAAAAATAATTATTATGCAGATGAGGACGGACAAAGAGGTATATTTGTAGGTAATGCAACTGCAATAAGTTTAATGCAGTCTTTTGGTTCAGTTTCTTATGAAAAAGTTGAAGGAATTGCTGAAGGAAATTATAGTTTCTTATCTGAAATAGGAATTGATTTTGATCCAGCTTCCGGACTTAGTATTGATGACGATGATTTATTAACTGAAGCATTAGAAGCAAATCCTGAGCAAGTTGCAGATTTATTTAATTCTGAACAAGGAATAGCAAATAAACTTTTTAATATGGTTGAAACCTATATAAGTAATGACGGCGTAATTTCAAATTTAATTGATAATTACGATAATTCTATTTCATATTTGAATGATAAAATTAGTTACAAAGAAACTCAAATAGATAAAAATGCTGCTGTATTAAGAAAAAAATATGAACAAATGCAGCTTCAATTATCGCAGATTTATTCAACACAAAATTCTCTCTCAATATTGGGATTGCTCGGATAA
- a CDS encoding flagellin — translation MSQSFRINTNVGALRAYNSLAKLNAQSQTAQLRLASQRRINSVSDDTSGFNVGKSLDSKVTIMQSAQRNVGSAQDMLATAESQLISVKDMITQIRGKIADASNPTSDKAAIAKDIQAIADELASAFGTTKFNETSLLQSVTNGAGAGFTFQTGVASTDTIAIDYGNVSGDALVGSTATTAFTSNVSGLSADVAGALDALKGVSSTTISSLSLDNFEDSVDASLGAIGNYTQRLNAKQEFLSAAILNSQSAYSRLFDADVALESLNATKSQIGSQAASAMFSQLNVAPQQVLQLFG, via the coding sequence ATGTCACAATCATTTAGAATTAACACAAACGTTGGTGCATTAAGAGCATATAATTCTCTTGCAAAGTTAAATGCACAATCACAAACAGCACAATTGCGTTTAGCTTCACAAAGAAGAATTAACAGTGTTTCTGATGATACTTCTGGTTTTAACGTAGGTAAATCATTGGATTCAAAAGTAACAATTATGCAATCTGCACAACGTAACGTTGGTTCTGCTCAAGACATGTTAGCTACAGCAGAAAGTCAGTTAATCAGTGTTAAAGATATGATTACTCAAATCAGAGGAAAAATTGCTGATGCAAGTAATCCTACTTCTGATAAAGCTGCTATTGCAAAAGATATTCAAGCAATTGCTGACGAATTGGCATCTGCATTTGGAACAACCAAATTTAATGAAACAAGTTTGTTACAATCAGTAACAAATGGTGCTGGAGCTGGATTTACATTCCAAACTGGTGTTGCATCAACTGATACTATAGCAATTGACTATGGTAATGTAAGTGGTGATGCATTAGTTGGCTCTACAGCTACAACTGCATTTACATCAAACGTTAGTGGACTTTCAGCTGACGTTGCAGGAGCATTGGATGCTCTAAAAGGAGTTTCCTCAACAACAATCTCAAGTTTATCTCTTGATAACTTTGAAGATTCTGTTGATGCATCACTCGGTGCAATTGGTAACTATACACAAAGATTGAATGCAAAACAAGAATTCTTATCAGCTGCAATTTTGAATTCTCAATCAGCTTATTCAAGATTATTTGATGCTGACGTTGCTCTTGAATCATTAAATGCAACAAAATCGCAAATTGGATCGCAAGCTGCTTCAGCAATGTTTTCACAATTAAACGTTGCTCCACAGCAAGTACTTCAATTATTTGGTTAA
- a CDS encoding flagellar biosynthesis anti-sigma factor FlgM — MDIKGVGNNYSRYTELYKKQEQASSRQTQQKTDKLELSDAAKKLKSEGIDAQLLNEVKTKIESGYYNRDEVINKVADEIIKKFSEEK; from the coding sequence GTGGATATTAAAGGAGTGGGAAATAATTACAGTCGATACACCGAACTGTATAAAAAACAAGAACAAGCTTCGAGTCGGCAAACTCAGCAAAAAACAGATAAACTTGAACTTTCTGATGCCGCAAAAAAACTTAAATCAGAAGGAATTGATGCTCAATTGCTGAATGAAGTGAAGACTAAAATTGAGAGCGGTTATTATAACAGAGACGAAGTAATTAATAAAGTTGCAGATGAAATAATTAAAAAATTCTCTGAAGAAAAATAA
- a CDS encoding methyltransferase domain-containing protein has protein sequence MTNYVYVPNKQIMQNSVELRDDYNKFVREVKRSQHAIQDMRIVLSEKYLNGRGIEIGAFHAPVPLKEGCSADYVDKVDIDTLKRWMPETKEQYCIYPTVIEDGEKLSSLPSNSYDFLIANHMLEHTENVFRTIENHIRVVKENGFIFYALPDKRYTFDKDRELTPYEHLKFEYYNGPEKHRIEHYKEFGRIVSKVTDEALLELYVKNHLDENRDIHFHVWQYNTFLDQILKWIDETNLNIELVEHSQNGIEFIMIFRKLSQIDIAEVLIEKGKLDEAKKILQNELEKNNENLEIQNDLAVISIMEQKFIEAEEIIKSVLNKDSTNEIALNNLKFLNEVLH, from the coding sequence ATGACAAATTACGTTTATGTTCCTAATAAACAAATCATGCAAAATTCAGTTGAATTAAGGGATGATTATAATAAATTTGTAAGGGAAGTAAAAAGATCACAGCATGCAATTCAAGATATGAGAATTGTACTTTCAGAAAAATATTTAAATGGAAGAGGAATAGAGATCGGTGCTTTTCATGCACCCGTGCCATTAAAAGAAGGATGCAGCGCAGATTATGTAGATAAAGTTGATATCGATACTCTTAAAAGATGGATGCCAGAAACTAAAGAGCAATATTGTATATATCCTACAGTTATTGAAGACGGTGAAAAACTTTCGAGTCTGCCTTCCAACTCGTATGATTTTTTGATTGCAAATCATATGCTTGAGCACACGGAAAATGTTTTTAGAACAATAGAAAATCATATTAGAGTAGTAAAAGAAAATGGATTTATTTTTTACGCATTGCCAGATAAAAGATATACTTTTGATAAAGATAGAGAACTTACACCATATGAACATTTAAAATTCGAATATTACAATGGACCAGAAAAACATAGAATTGAACACTATAAAGAATTTGGGCGTATAGTAAGTAAAGTTACTGATGAAGCTTTACTAGAACTATATGTAAAAAATCATCTTGATGAAAATCGTGATATTCATTTCCATGTTTGGCAATATAATACTTTTCTTGATCAAATTTTAAAATGGATTGATGAAACTAATTTAAATATTGAATTAGTTGAACATTCGCAAAATGGTATTGAATTTATTATGATATTTAGAAAACTTTCTCAAATTGATATAGCTGAAGTTTTGATTGAAAAAGGAAAATTGGACGAAGCAAAAAAAATTCTTCAAAATGAATTAGAAAAAAATAATGAAAATTTAGAAATACAAAATGATCTTGCAGTAATTTCAATAATGGAACAGAAATTTATTGAGGCAGAAGAAATTATAAAATCTGTACTTAATAAAGATAGTACCAATGAAATTGCATTAAATAATTTGAAGTTTTTGAACGAGGTCTTACACTAA